From Fusobacterium varium:
GATTTAACAAATGGAAAACTTGTATTAGATGGAAATTCTGTTGCTTTTGACTTGGACTTTAGCTTAACAAATCCGCTGACATTAACTGGATCAGAAATACATGTAGTTTCTGATGATGTTACTGCTGTAAATTTAAAAAATGTATCAGCAGCATTATCAGTTAACAGTTTAAAAAGCAGTATAATTGCTGCTCTAGGTGGAACTATAAATATAACTGATGATGGACATGATAAGTACAAGATAGCTGCAGTTGATGGCGGAACTTTGAATATTGATACTAATATAGACAAAGCTGATCCAGACCCAGATTCAAAAGGTTATTTTTATTATAAAAGATTTTTAGGACAAAGACTTAAATTAAATGTGACTAGCGGAGTAGAAGTAAATGCAGCAATTGATACTTCTGATGCAAATTCATATTTTAAAGGGCAGGTAGTAGGACTTGAAATGAATTCCAGCTCATCAGCTTCTGGTGTAAGTGACACGCAGATTAATCTGGCAAATAATTCTAAAGTAATAGCAGACAGGACAGACAATGGTGCTGGAGCTATTGGTTTATATATGAACTTTGGAGAAATTAAGCTTGATGCAGGTTCTAAAGTAGAAGTAGAAAAAGGGGCTAATATTGTAAATAATCAAGCAGTTGGAATATATGCTGTTAATGGAAGTAAAGTTAACAATGCTGGAACTATTGAAGTAGGAGGAGATCAATCTATAGGGATTTTAGGAATGGCATATAGAGAAGCTCCTATAGGAACTGTGATAGTAAAAGAATTTGGAGCTGGGCTTACTGATCAGGGAAAAGTTAATATTATTAATGATAAAAATATAACACTTAATGGAGTAGGAACAATAGGTATTTATGCTCATAACAATAATACTTCTGCATCAAATAATGATACTGTTGTAACAAATACTATTAATGGAGTAATAACAGTTGGTTCTTCAGATAGTTCAAATGCTGCTGTAGGTATTTATGGAAAAAAAGCTAGCATTTCAAATCTTGGAAAAATATCTGTAGGAGATGGTGGAGTAGCAATTTATGCAACAGAAGGAAGTAGAATAACTGACCTTGGAATTCTTGATTTAGGAGCAGATGGAGTAGGAGTTATGGCTGATGGCACTTCAGATATAACAGCGACTTCAGTTACTCTTACTTCAAATAATACAGGAACTCTTGGAAAAACTGGTATTTTCTATAAGGGAACTTTAGGGACAGAAAGCAAAACTATAGGTGTAACTGTAAATGCTTCAGCTCTTGATAAAGGAACAGCTATATATATAGAAAATATGAATATTACTTCTTCTGGAACTTTAAATGTAGGTAAGGATGGAGTAGGTATTTTTGTAAAAGGAAATTCAACTCAAACAGGAACAAATACAGGAACTATTGATCTTACATCTGGAAAAACAGGTGCAGTAGGTATGTATACAAAAACTGCTAATATAGTTAATGATACAGCTGGAATTATTGAAGTAAGAGATTCTTCTCAGATAGGTATGTATGCAGAGGGAATTAATAACAAAGCTGCAAATATGGGAGCGATTAAACTAAATGTAGATGGATCTACAGGTATCTATGTAAAATCTGGTGCAATAGCTGAACTTAATACTGGAAATAACATAGCATTTGCTGGGAAGTCAAGTGTTGGAGTTTTTGCAGAAAATGCAGCAGTAAACTTTAAAAATAATTTGACTTTTACAAATAATAATGAAAATAAAAATATTTATGTTTATGGTAAAGGTGCTGTTGTAGGAATAGATGCAGGTAAAATAATAACTGTAAATGGAGTAGCTGCTCCAATAACAACAGGAAATAAAACTGTTGGAATATATCTTGAAAATGCTGGTACTGCAAGCACATTTACAAGTAATACAACAGGACAACTTGTTGTTACAAATGAAGCAGTGGGTATTTATTCTAAAGGAAATAATACTTTAAATGTAAATGTAACAGCTGATGGAGTAAAAACAACAGGAGTATTTATAGATGGAGCTTCTAACATAACAGGAACAGTAACTGCCAGAGGAACAGCAGCAGCAGGTGCAGTAGGAGTATATGGAAGTGGAGGAGCTGTAACTATAGGTGCTGGAGGGCTTACTCTTAATACTGATACAGATAAAGGAACTGGAATGTACCTTGCTGATGGAGCCTATGCAGCAGGAGGAAAAATTACTGTAAACAATACAGCTGCTGTTGATAACATAGGAGTATATTACAGTAAGGGAACTGCTTCAGGAATTATAACAAATGAGGCTGAAATTGAACTTGCAGGGGTTAAAAGCATAGGAATATATGCAGCTGATGGAATAAATCTTGTTAATACTAAAAATATAAATTCAACTACTTCAAATAATATAGCTTCATATGTGGGAGGTAATTCAACACTTACCTCAAATGGAAATATAACTATGACTGGGACAGATAGCATAGGAATATATACTGGAAAAGGAACTGGAGTAAATGCTGGAACTATTAACTTAACTGGAGCAGCAGGAACATCATCAGCAGGAATGGTAGCTAAAACTGATGCTGCAGGAGATACAGCTGCTGTGGAAAATAAAAATATAATCACTGTAGGAAATAATCTTGGAATGTATATAGCAGGGGCAGGAACAAGTTCTGGAAAGAATAGTGGAACTATAACTGCAACAACAGGAACAGGAGTATATGTAGATGGTTCAGGAAATAGTTTTAATGGAACTGGAGGAACTATTACAGCAGATACAGTTGGAATTTATCTAAAAAATACAGACGCTAATAAAATAACTGCTGGAGCATTAAATATAGGTTCAGGAGGGGTTGGAGTATTTGGTGAAAATGCCAAAATAGATTTTGCAGTAAATGCTGCGGGAACAGGAGCAGTAGGAGTTGCAGCTAAAACTAATTCTATAATCTCAGGAAATGTAACAACAGGACAGGATTCAGTTGGAGTATATCTTCTTGATGATACTGTTACTTTTAATGGAGCGAATATAACAACTGGAACAAATAATTCAGGAACATCAGTAGGAATATTATTTGATTCAGGAATAACAGGTTCATATACTATGAGCAATGTAAGTGTAAATGCAAAAAATGGAGTAGGAATATATCTTGGTGGAGCTGGAATGACTCTTAACCACAATGGAAATATAACTACTGAAGGTGGAATAGGAATATATGTAAAAAATGGAACTACCTTGACAACAGGAACATCTACACTTAATATAAGCAGTGGAGGAACTGGAGTATATATAGAACAGGGAACAGCAAATTTAGGATTAACTGGAAACTTAACATTTAATTTTGGAACTGGTGGAGGAATAGGAATTTTCAATAATGGCGGAACTTTAAATATTGGAAGCAATATAACTGTAACAGGTTCAGGATCACTTGCTGCAACAACAGATGGAAGTTTTAATTCATCAGGAAATATCAGTGTAGGAGATGGAGGGATTGGACTTCTTGGACAATACAGCAGTGCTTTAATTACAGCACAAAATATAACAAACAGTGGAGTAATTACAGCAGATGATGGAGGAATTGGTTTAGCAGCAGTTAAAACAGGAGCTGGAATACCAGGAGCACCTGTAACATTGAATAACTTTAATACTATCATCGTTTCTGGAAAATCATTAGGAACATCGGAACCATCAATAGGAATATATACAGATATTGCTGATGTAGTAAATACAGGAAATATTAATGTAGGAACAGATGGAATAGGAATATACTCTAGCTATAATGGAGTTATGACATCAGTACAAAATGATGATATGACTATGACAGGAACAGATGGAATAGGAGTATATATTAAAGGAGTAACAAATGGACTTGTATCAAATAATATAAATTCCACAGGTTCAAAAAATACAGGAGTAGTTCTTGAAGATATAGGAAGTACTGCAATAAATGTTGGAGCTGTTGCACTTGGTGAAGCAAGTGTAGGAGTAGTTGCAACAGGAACTACAACTTCAGCAATAACAGGAACAATTTCAGTAGGTAATGGAATTGCTTCTAAAAGTGCTATAGGAATTGTGGCAGACAATGGAGCAAATGTAACTCTTGCCAGTACAACAACAATTTCTGCAGGAACAAATGGAATTGGAGTTTATGCCAATGGAACAGGGACAACAGTTACAGTTCCTAATGCAGCAAATATAACTGTTGGAAGCAAAGGGGTATATATGTACTCTAAAGATGCTAATTTAAATTTTGCAGGAAATATTACTGCAAATGATCAAATAGGATTAGTAGCTGATGGAGGAACAGTAACTAGTACTGGAGCAACAATAACTGTACAAAATGGAGGACTGGGAGTATTTGTTAAAAATGCAGCTCCAGTATTTACAGGAACAACAATAAATGTACAGGCAGGAAATTCATCGCAGTACTCAATAGGAGCATATTATGATGGAGTAGCTTCTATAGGAAGTGCTCCAGTGATTACACAGACAGGAAGTTATACAATAGGATTGGTACTGAACAATTCAACAGGAACAACAACTAGTGGAATCTCAATTGGAAGCTCTGGAAGTGACCAGGTAGGAGTGATGGCAAAAGGAAACTCTAATCTAACTATAGCAGGAAATGTTTCAGTAGCTGGAGATGAAAACATAGGTGTATATGGAGAAAATAGTATTGTTATTGTAAATGGAGATACAATAGTTGGAAACTCTTCATTCTGTGTAAATAAAACGACATCATCAATAGGAGTTTCAATAAATGGAGCTTCATATACAGGAAATGGAAATCTTTCAGTAGGAGACTATAGTATAGGTGTCTTTGGAAAGGGAATGGCAGCTGGAAGTGTAATTAAACAGGGAACTGGAACAGAAACAATGACTGTTGGAAAGGATGGTCTTGGAATCTATGGAGAAGGAACTGGAGGAACAATAACTGCTGATATGTCAAACATTACAGTAGGAACAGACAATGCAATAGGAGTATATGCTAAAGGAATGAACTCAATAGTGACAGGAAATATGGGTATAGGAGCAAATACAAGTATAGGTATTGCAAGTGAAGGTAATGGAAATGTGACATATACAGGAGCTATGACAATAGATGATAAGGGAACTGGAATAAATGACACAGCATCAGTAGGAATCTATAAAAAAGATGGAACAGGAACAATTTCAACATTAGCAGGAAGCTGGTCTGTTGGAAAAAATGGGTATGGAATCTATTTGAAACAAACAACAGGAGAATCAGCTGCAATTGAAAATAATGCTGATATGAATTTAGGTATGGCAGCAGTAGGTATATTCTCATCTGGAAAAAATACAGTAAAAAATTCTGGAAATATAGTAGTTGGAGCTACAAATATTCTAAATGGAGATCATGCTGATTTAGAAAATCATGAAAATTCAATAGGAATGTATCTAATTGGAGGAAGTACAGGACTAAATACTTCATCAGGTGTTATAACTATAAATCATGATCATTCTGTTGGAGTATATGTTACAGGATCAGAAACATCATTTACAAATGAAGGAACTATTAATGTAGATAATGGTGGAATAGGAATCTTAGTTCAAGATAAAGGAACTGCTGAAAATAAAGGAATTATCAATTTAGGAAACAATATAGCAGTATGCCAAAGTCCAACAGTAGGAATGGCAGCATATGGAGGTGCAAAAATAATTAATGCCAGCTCTGGAATCATTAATGTAAATGAAGGAACAGGAATGTATGTAAATGAAGGAGCAGAGCTTGTAAACAGAGGAATAATAAATGTACTTAATGGTATAGGAATAGAAGGAAATGGAAAAGTAACAAATAGTGGATTTATAAGCGTTACTGGAACTGGAGCTGATAGAAGTACTTCTGGAGTGGGAGCAGCAAATGTTGGAGCAATAGAAATAGATTCAGAAGGAAACATAAAAATAAATGATAAATATGTATCTGTTGGAGGAACTTTAAGCACTGATGGAATATTGATAATAGATGGTGCTTATGCAGATGTTACAACAGGAATACCATTATTCAGTGCTTCAAGTGTAAGCGGAGAAGTTAAAATTATGTCTAACTTTGCTACAACTGGAAATGGGATAACATATTTAATTAAAAACTTTGTTAATACAGCTGCTGGAACAGTTACAGGAAATAAACTTACTGCTGTAACATCTCCTTTATTTATAGCTAAAATGACAAGCAATGGTGATCTTGCTATTGCTAAAAGGCCATATGCAGATATAGTCATAGGAGAACAGTTTGATGCTCTGCATAAAGGATTGGATAATATTCTTGAAAATAGTGGTGGAAATGGAAGAGATGCTGAAATCTTAAAGAAACTAAATGCATACTTAAATGATCTTTCAGGTGAGGACTTTGAAAGGGAAGCTTCCAGAACACTTGCAGAAACAAGAGGAGATATCTATGCAACTATTCAAGGAAGAATGCAGGATATCAACAGAGCTTTTGACAACTCTTTCTATGAACTGGAATCATCGTACAATTTGACTAAAGACAGCAGTAAATACAGTGTTATATATACTGATGGAAACTACAAGGATTCTACTTTAGGAATAGATGACTATGATTACAAAGTAATGGGACTTTTGTATATGAAAGAAAAAGAAGGAACAGAATATGGAAGTAAATATGGATATACATTAGGATTTGCTGGGTCTAAGTTTGACTTTGATGATGGTGGATCAAAAGAGGATGTATATTCATTAAGAGTAGGAGCACACAGAGTTAAAAATCTAAGTGATGAACATAAAGTATCATGGCTGTCAAGAATAGAACTAGGATATAACAGACACATTGCTAAGAGAAAACTTGAACTGGATAAAACTTATGAAAATAAAGGAGAGTATAATACTTACTCTGTAGCATTTGACAACAGACTTACTAAAGTTATATATACAGACCTTTCCAGACAATTGGATGTATATGCAGATTTAGATTTAGAATATGGAAAAATAGATGACTTTAAAGAAAGTGCTGGAAGCAAAGGCGGACTGGAAGTACAAATTAAAGATAATGACTACTTCAGCGCACAGGCAGGAGCAGGAGTGAAAGCATCACAAAGAATCTATGCAGGAAATGATATATCTGTAAAAGTAACAGCAGATGTAAAATATGCATATGAATTTGGAGATAACTATGATGGAAATAAAGCTAGACTTAAAAATGGAGGAGAGGGATATTACAGCTTAATCACTCCAGAAGAAAGAGAAGGTAAATTAAGTGGAAAAGTTGGACTTACAATAGAAAAAGCCAACCACATGGGAGTAACATTTGAAGTGGAAGCGGCAGATGAAAACCATAAAAAAGACTCATCAATTAAATATGGTGTAAGATTCAATTATAAGTTCTAATCAATAATTAAAATATTAGGCTGCCCTTATTTTAGGGGCAGTTTAATATTGCTAAAGGAGGTCAAAATATGATAGAAAGAAGAAAGAGAGGCCGCCCTTTAGGAAGTGGAGTAAAGAATTACTGCGCTCTTGGGTGTCGATTTACTGAAAAAGAATACTTATTAATCCAGGAAAGCTTAAAAAAATTAAAAGAGGAATATGGAGCAAATAATAAGATAATTTTAAATCTTTTTAAAAAATATGGAAATTCTTTAGATGAAAAAATAATAAAAAAAAATAAAAGCCATAGTAAATCAAAAGAAGATAAATAAGAAAATTAATAAAAAAAATTGAAATAGAGATAATAAAATAATAAAAAATTATTAATATATTTGAAATGATAAAGTAAAAAGTAATGTTATAAAAAATAGAAAAACTTATAGAATACCAGTTATAATTCGTTAAAAAAATTTTCAAATATATTAAACAAAAAATTGTAAAGTATTATGAAATATTAAATAAGATAGTACTTTTAGAATTATTTGAAGAATATAATAAAAGTTTATAATTATTAAGGATGTAAATAATAAATTTATTTACATCTTTTTTGTTATACTTTTTAAACTAGATAAAATAAGATTAATTTAAAAAATGATAATATTACTTGAGTAAAAGATTATTAAAATTGGAAAAATGAAAAAATTATAATTAAATATTTTATTAAAAAAGAATAATAAAAGAATTTAAAACAATACAATATAAAAAAATCCATAAAAATGGTTAGAACAATGAGCAGAAAAATTCAAATTATAAATATGAATATTAAATTTAATGAAAATTAATAGAAAGAATGAAAAAGAAAAAACTCTTATGGTTGTTTTTTTAAAATATAAAATATATATAATAGAAAAATAAGCAAATTAAAATTTTTTTAAAAGTAAATATATAGATTATAAAATTAAGATTTAGAGATTATATAAATAGATAATTATTGTTTTGGTAAATACATATAATATAAATAATATATGTTACATATTTATGCTATTTATTTGATATTGATGTCTTTTTCTGATAGACTTATCTAAATTGAAAGAAAAATAAAACATACAGGGGGAATAATTATGAAGAAAGTATTGTGGATACTATTACCACTCTTACTGCTTATTGGCTGTGGTAAAGAAAAAACGCCTGAAGCTGGGAAGCCAAAAGAAAATAAATTAATATACAGTCAAAGCAGTGAATCAGTAACACTTCATCCACATGAGGCAACTGATGTATATTCAAGAAGAGTAATATCAAATATTTTTGACAGACTTATAGAAACTAATGAAAAATTAGAAATAGTTCCTGGATTGGCAGAAAGTTGGGAACAGGTAGATCCTTTAACTCTAAAATTCAATTTAAGAAAGGGAGTTAAATTTCAAAATGGAGATGAACTTACATCTGAAGATGTAAAATATACATTTGAAAATGCTAAAAAATCTGCAAAAGTAGGAACTTTATATGCAATGATTGATACTGTAGAAACTCCTGATAAATATACAGCTGTATTTAAAACAAGTACACCATCAGGGTCTCTTATGCATCACTTAACTCATATAACAGCTTCTATTCTTAATAAAAAATATTATGAAGCAACAGAAAATACTAATCATAATCCAATGGGAACAGGAGCATATTCTCTTGCAGAGTGGAAACCAGGAGATTATATGACTCTTAAGAGAAATGATGATTACTTCAGAGGAAAACCAGCTATAGAAATAGTTGAAGTAAGAGCAGTTCCTGAAGAGAACAGCAGAGTTATCGCTATCGAGACAGGAGAGCATCATATAACAGGGGATATAGATTCAATAGGTAGAAAGATACTGGCAGGAAGAGAAGACGTAAAAATAGATGAAATAAGCTCTCTGGGGGTTGCTTATTTAGGAATCAATACTGCTAAAGGTGCATTGCAGGATGTAAGAGTAAGAAAAGCTATTGCTATGGGGGTAAACAGAGATATTATTATAGACTCAGTTCTGATGGGAGCAGTAGAAAAAGCTAACAGTCTTCTTGGACCAGGAGTAGTAGGTTATTCAAAAGATACAAGGCCATTTGAATATAATCCAGAAGAGGCTAAAAAATTACTTAATGAGGCAGGATATGAAACTCTTGATCTTACTTTAGTAACAAGTAATAATGATTTAAGAAAGCAAATGGCAGAAATTATGCAGGCTCAATTAAAAGAAATAGGAATAAATATAAAAATAGAAATACTAGAATGGGCAACTTTCCTGAATACTACTGGAAGTGGAAAGAGTGATTTATTCATGATAGGGTGGTCTAATTCATCAGGAGATGCTGATTATGGACTTACTCCTATGCTGCACAGCAGTATGAAGGGAAATTCTGGAAATAGAAGCTTCTTTGATAATAAAGAATTTGATACATTGTTAGAAGAAGGAAAAGTAGAATTAAATCCTGAAAAAAGAGCAGAGATTTATGCAAAAGCTCAAGATGTTATGAACAGAGAAGTGCCAATTCTTCCAATTTACTTTATGCCAGCAAGTGCAGGAATAAGAAAAGAAGTAAAAGGATTTGTACAATCTCCAATAAATAATCCTACATTCTATAAATTATCATTCTAAGATAATAAAAAAACTCCCTTGAAATAGAGGGAGTTTTTTTATCTGTTAATAAATTTATTATAAATTTTTACTGAAATT
This genomic window contains:
- a CDS encoding putative autotransporter; amino-acid sequence: MRKNDIEKSLKRFLKRKVSYSLSLLIAFMITGGISLGAGITAEEIQETKSDLLTRIQTEREEIRRKIEENERLIKEYNSDFVELVRKGDFYSKPLFNSTQIFFTYQYLDNGKMKDRTDKEFAETIDAINKHYGTKSGRSLLRSTGNIGKDKIMAGNGVAVDNTVFREEINLGANIIPIEPDLPVVNPEISINISEPTVNLGVLPGTVSISPITISTITPPTVIPPSAPVGISLTVSTPDAVDKIAVTTPVIVPPATPSDKQITVTAPTAPGGYDPSYISVPEAPSSPVINLPNIPSINFVSMSNGNGAYVEVDAVPGGAGSSARIQNGIISAVSVIDGTFMVKREILTPYGITTAGGSYGSATTTANNSYRYSYSNYKAYAFATVGSIGVGAGSAAGSIVNAGTVGDKYAISYANAYADSASVQRIVAGQALTFNNGKFRVARESDSSSVYLGEFLHMDIHGSIAHTTVRTHLANTVAKIASDGAGATTATAAVLPAWDDVIANYTTNTPRVIAWVNSNDIALEGGNLSLTNMYHHTSGITSGIVINTGKIQIRPYKNAGTIYDGYNSVFVVSSEQQANRAQYVMYNKGEINTSTQNTGVFTVNNGWYRRGGAVTYCNSSDNFVVNKGVIEMTGKHSIGVYGQFLSWNVTGASRGVLQMDFMDGADRKPIQLYGDESIGLYVLPEFNASNITGNFHVDIGGINTGNKSISVTGSDTNGGETITDYWSGNTSTNTVDGSVGILSYRDINLTSHGIVIHDKTTGNIGVAPQKKAAYTWSFTGGGQTSNWNITAANPSLNLGSGYIKINGGTDNIGIFAREGNVTTTGSVDLTDGTGNLAIYAKDYTAGVGKVTTTGNTANTVVLFADNGNINVTDSVKLLGLKLTGATTGNQNNILAAYASNSGTITMNNSGTIGTLSSPDIEVTGMELGDASGQYRGLALMADNGVINGKNNYIKVINGAAGVASINSGNIDITGSTVYVNNGYAVYSDGTGTVDLTNGKLVLDGNSVAFDLDFSLTNPLTLTGSEIHVVSDDVTAVNLKNVSAALSVNSLKSSIIAALGGTINITDDGHDKYKIAAVDGGTLNIDTNIDKADPDPDSKGYFYYKRFLGQRLKLNVTSGVEVNAAIDTSDANSYFKGQVVGLEMNSSSSASGVSDTQINLANNSKVIADRTDNGAGAIGLYMNFGEIKLDAGSKVEVEKGANIVNNQAVGIYAVNGSKVNNAGTIEVGGDQSIGILGMAYREAPIGTVIVKEFGAGLTDQGKVNIINDKNITLNGVGTIGIYAHNNNTSASNNDTVVTNTINGVITVGSSDSSNAAVGIYGKKASISNLGKISVGDGGVAIYATEGSRITDLGILDLGADGVGVMADGTSDITATSVTLTSNNTGTLGKTGIFYKGTLGTESKTIGVTVNASALDKGTAIYIENMNITSSGTLNVGKDGVGIFVKGNSTQTGTNTGTIDLTSGKTGAVGMYTKTANIVNDTAGIIEVRDSSQIGMYAEGINNKAANMGAIKLNVDGSTGIYVKSGAIAELNTGNNIAFAGKSSVGVFAENAAVNFKNNLTFTNNNENKNIYVYGKGAVVGIDAGKIITVNGVAAPITTGNKTVGIYLENAGTASTFTSNTTGQLVVTNEAVGIYSKGNNTLNVNVTADGVKTTGVFIDGASNITGTVTARGTAAAGAVGVYGSGGAVTIGAGGLTLNTDTDKGTGMYLADGAYAAGGKITVNNTAAVDNIGVYYSKGTASGIITNEAEIELAGVKSIGIYAADGINLVNTKNINSTTSNNIASYVGGNSTLTSNGNITMTGTDSIGIYTGKGTGVNAGTINLTGAAGTSSAGMVAKTDAAGDTAAVENKNIITVGNNLGMYIAGAGTSSGKNSGTITATTGTGVYVDGSGNSFNGTGGTITADTVGIYLKNTDANKITAGALNIGSGGVGVFGENAKIDFAVNAAGTGAVGVAAKTNSIISGNVTTGQDSVGVYLLDDTVTFNGANITTGTNNSGTSVGILFDSGITGSYTMSNVSVNAKNGVGIYLGGAGMTLNHNGNITTEGGIGIYVKNGTTLTTGTSTLNISSGGTGVYIEQGTANLGLTGNLTFNFGTGGGIGIFNNGGTLNIGSNITVTGSGSLAATTDGSFNSSGNISVGDGGIGLLGQYSSALITAQNITNSGVITADDGGIGLAAVKTGAGIPGAPVTLNNFNTIIVSGKSLGTSEPSIGIYTDIADVVNTGNINVGTDGIGIYSSYNGVMTSVQNDDMTMTGTDGIGVYIKGVTNGLVSNNINSTGSKNTGVVLEDIGSTAINVGAVALGEASVGVVATGTTTSAITGTISVGNGIASKSAIGIVADNGANVTLASTTTISAGTNGIGVYANGTGTTVTVPNAANITVGSKGVYMYSKDANLNFAGNITANDQIGLVADGGTVTSTGATITVQNGGLGVFVKNAAPVFTGTTINVQAGNSSQYSIGAYYDGVASIGSAPVITQTGSYTIGLVLNNSTGTTTSGISIGSSGSDQVGVMAKGNSNLTIAGNVSVAGDENIGVYGENSIVIVNGDTIVGNSSFCVNKTTSSIGVSINGASYTGNGNLSVGDYSIGVFGKGMAAGSVIKQGTGTETMTVGKDGLGIYGEGTGGTITADMSNITVGTDNAIGVYAKGMNSIVTGNMGIGANTSIGIASEGNGNVTYTGAMTIDDKGTGINDTASVGIYKKDGTGTISTLAGSWSVGKNGYGIYLKQTTGESAAIENNADMNLGMAAVGIFSSGKNTVKNSGNIVVGATNILNGDHADLENHENSIGMYLIGGSTGLNTSSGVITINHDHSVGVYVTGSETSFTNEGTINVDNGGIGILVQDKGTAENKGIINLGNNIAVCQSPTVGMAAYGGAKIINASSGIINVNEGTGMYVNEGAELVNRGIINVLNGIGIEGNGKVTNSGFISVTGTGADRSTSGVGAANVGAIEIDSEGNIKINDKYVSVGGTLSTDGILIIDGAYADVTTGIPLFSASSVSGEVKIMSNFATTGNGITYLIKNFVNTAAGTVTGNKLTAVTSPLFIAKMTSNGDLAIAKRPYADIVIGEQFDALHKGLDNILENSGGNGRDAEILKKLNAYLNDLSGEDFEREASRTLAETRGDIYATIQGRMQDINRAFDNSFYELESSYNLTKDSSKYSVIYTDGNYKDSTLGIDDYDYKVMGLLYMKEKEGTEYGSKYGYTLGFAGSKFDFDDGGSKEDVYSLRVGAHRVKNLSDEHKVSWLSRIELGYNRHIAKRKLELDKTYENKGEYNTYSVAFDNRLTKVIYTDLSRQLDVYADLDLEYGKIDDFKESAGSKGGLEVQIKDNDYFSAQAGAGVKASQRIYAGNDISVKVTADVKYAYEFGDNYDGNKARLKNGGEGYYSLITPEEREGKLSGKVGLTIEKANHMGVTFEVEAADENHKKDSSIKYGVRFNYKF
- a CDS encoding putative periplasmic transport protein; its protein translation is MKKVLWILLPLLLLIGCGKEKTPEAGKPKENKLIYSQSSESVTLHPHEATDVYSRRVISNIFDRLIETNEKLEIVPGLAESWEQVDPLTLKFNLRKGVKFQNGDELTSEDVKYTFENAKKSAKVGTLYAMIDTVETPDKYTAVFKTSTPSGSLMHHLTHITASILNKKYYEATENTNHNPMGTGAYSLAEWKPGDYMTLKRNDDYFRGKPAIEIVEVRAVPEENSRVIAIETGEHHITGDIDSIGRKILAGREDVKIDEISSLGVAYLGINTAKGALQDVRVRKAIAMGVNRDIIIDSVLMGAVEKANSLLGPGVVGYSKDTRPFEYNPEEAKKLLNEAGYETLDLTLVTSNNDLRKQMAEIMQAQLKEIGINIKIEILEWATFLNTTGSGKSDLFMIGWSNSSGDADYGLTPMLHSSMKGNSGNRSFFDNKEFDTLLEEGKVELNPEKRAEIYAKAQDVMNREVPILPIYFMPASAGIRKEVKGFVQSPINNPTFYKLSF